A stretch of the Vigna radiata var. radiata cultivar VC1973A chromosome 7, Vradiata_ver6, whole genome shotgun sequence genome encodes the following:
- the LOC111240526 gene encoding probable serine/threonine-protein kinase PBL17, which translates to MGICFSIEDKSNLSVSDSNAKPKPQGSVGHESAAPIVSINIKDLREGVGYSNVDSFTYEELRLATKHFRPDFILGEGGFGVVYKGVIDHGVRSGYKTTEVAIKELNREGFQGDREWLTEVNYLGQFSHPNLVKLIGYCCEDEHRLLVYEYMASGSLEKHLFRRVGSTLTWSKRMKIALHAARGLAFLHGAERPIIYRDFKTSNILLDEDFNAKLSDFGLAKDGPMGDQTHVSTRVMGTYGYAAPEYVMTGHLTARSDVYGFGVVLLEMLIGRRALDKSRPSREHNLVEWARPLLNHNKKLLKILDPKLEGQYSSKTALKVAHLAYQCLSQNPKGRPLMSQVVEILDNFQSREENEEDQILQTGGSSSITLYEVPKGSSNDTPT; encoded by the exons ATGGGGATTTGCTTTAGCATTGAAGACAAGAGCAACCTCTCCGTCTCCGATTCCAACGCTAAGCCAAAGCCTCAAG GATCAGTAGGTCATGAATCTGCCGCTCCAATTGTTTCCATAAACATCAAAGATCTCCGCGAAGGTGTTGGATACAGCAATGTCGATAGTTTCACGTACGAGGAACTGAGGCTCGCTACGAAGCATTTTCGTCCCGATTTCATCTTGGGAGAAGGAGGCTTCGGAGTTGTATATAAAGGCGTCATAGACCACGGTGTGAGGTCGGGTTACAAGACCACTGAGGTCGCAATCAAGGAACTTAATCGCGAAGGATTTCAAGGAGACAGGGAATGGCTC ACCGAAGTTAACTATTTAGGTCAATTCAGTCACCCTAATCTGGTGAAGCTCATTGGATATTGCTGTGAGGACGAACACCGGTTATTGGTCTATGAATACATGGCAAGTGGGAGCTTGGAGAAACATCTTTTTCGCA GAGTGGGCTCAACATTGACTTGGTCAAAAAGAATGAAGATTGCTTTACATGCCGCGAGGGGGCTGGCCTTTCTTCATGGTGCAGAAAGACCTATTATATATCGTGACTTCAAGACTTCAAATATCTTGCTAGACGAG GATTTCAATGCGAAGCTTTCAGACTTTGGTCTTGCAAAGGATGGCCCGATGGGGGACCAAACCCATGTTTCAACACGAGTAATGGGCACATATGGATATGCTGCTCCCGAGTATGTCATGACTG GTCATTTGACCGCTCGAAGTGATGTATATGGATTTGGGGTGGTACTACTTGAAATGCTTATTGGTAGAAGGGCATTGGACAAGAGCAGGCCTAGCCGAGAACACAACTTGGTCGAGTGGGCCCGCCCGCTTCTGAATCATAATAAGAAACTTCTGAAAATTTTAGACCCAAAATTAGAGGGACAATATTCAAGTAAAACTGCATTAAAGGTAGCCCATTTAGCATACCAATGTCTTAGCCAAAACCCGAAAGGAAGACCTCTAATGAGCCAGGTTGTTGAAATTCTCGATAACTTTCAGTCAAGGGAGGAAAATGAGGAAGATCAAATTCTTCAAACTGGTGGTAGCAGTAGTATAACCCTTTATGAGGTTCCCAAGGGCAGCAGCAATGACACTCCAACTTAA
- the LOC106768168 gene encoding 26S proteasome regulatory subunit RPN13, with amino-acid sequence MSSSSADVFPAIQEVMLEFRAGKMFLEGKRVVPDTRKGLVRIVRAEEGLVHFQWLDRTQNIVEDDQIIFPNEAVFEKINQTSGRVYILKFNSDDRKFFFWMQESNADGDLQLCSSVNDYINRPLELGEEEPEGSLPLQVSEDMAEDDITSRAANLGIPNLRVEATNDVPSSGRVRLEDLQRILSDIGPADSIVDPDGGLGLGDILKPDLIMPLMETLPLEQRLAPYLPEGKWSPEEILELLQSPPFRQQVDSFTYVLRTGQIDLSQFGIDPSKYKFTVLSFLEALEDSVSESLESEEARQDDQDLRSQSCNRHDAMDESQ; translated from the exons ATGAGTTCGTCTTCGGCAGATGTTTTTCCTGCAATTCAG gAGGTTATGCTGGAGTTCCGTGCTGGTAAAATGTTTCTCGAGGGAAAAAGGGTTGTTCCTGATACACGAAAAGGGCTTGTTCGAATTGTTAGG GCTGAGGAGGGATTAGTCCATTTCCAATGGCTTGATCGCACACAAAATATTGTTGAAGAT GATCAGATTATATTTCCCAATGAGGCTGTTTTTGAGAAG ATTAATCAAACATCTGGAAGGGTTTACATATTGAAGTTTAATAGCGATGACAGGAAATTCTTCTTCTGGATGCAG GAGTCAAATGCAGACGGTGACTTGCAACTCTGTAGCTCAGTGAATGATTACATCAATAGACCATTGG AGTTAGGTGAAGAGGAGCCTGAGGGATCTCTTCCACTTCAAGTGTCTGAAGACATGGCTGAGGATGATATCACATCTAG AGCTGCAAACTTAGGTATCCCAAACTTGCGCGTGGAAGCAACTAATGATGTACCCTCTTCTGGTCGGGTTAGATTGGAAGATCTCCAGAGAATATTGAGTGACATTGGGCCTGCAG ATAGTATTGTTGATCCTGATGGAG GCTTGGGACTTGGCGATATATTGAAGCCTGATCTAATAATGCCATTGATGGAGACATTACCTTTGGAGCAGCGTTTAGCTCCCTACTTACCTGAG GGTAAGTGGTCTCCAGAAGAGATATTGGAGTTGTTACAGAGCCCACCTTTCCGTCAGCAAGTAGATTCATTTACTTAT GTACTTCGTACGGGGCAGATAGACTTGTCTCAGTTTGGAATTGATCCAAGTAAAT ACAAGTTCACAGTTTTGTCTTTTCTTGAGGCACTTGAGGATTCTGTTTCCGAGTCGTTAGAGTCTGAAGAAGCTAGGCAAGATGATCAGGATTTAAGATCTCAATCTTGTAATCGTCATGACGCAATGGATGAATCTCAGTAG
- the LOC106765566 gene encoding uncharacterized protein LOC106765566, which yields MLSVYTVGVAKHIFISFPRNHQNRLKKSLFLCMSMNNQREVQSETESHVHYNHTDPSKYARWTARESFQFMYARPWQIVNDFYLDIVRANLSLSLLFGPQTILDHNDTGIAALSDQTELESVASEDRSGRWARTTFKIILSYHGGSFDGWQKQPGLNTVQSIVEVSLGKFVDEKKTQLLKDKGLPIEGCAVVAGRTDKGVTGLQQVCSFYTWKKDVKPRDIEDAINQAAVGKLRVVSVSEVSRVFHPNFSAKWRRYLYIFPLTDGYRDQGNDNGESCDISRYNEIHDSSSKDEIENQEKSYVFSVSKVNRLLQKLEGKLLSYKMFARDTKASRNDGPPTECFVYHARAMEVKLPTADCGEETKAMCVELVANRFLRKMVRVLVATSIREAAAGAEDDALIKLMDATCRRATAPPAPPDGLCLVDVGYTEFDPQKCFILIE from the exons ATGCTCAGTGTTTACACGGTTGGTGTTGCCAAGCATATATTCATCAGTTTCCCCAGAAACCATCAAAATCGCTTGAAGAAGTCACTCTTTCTTTGCATGTCCATGAATAATCAAAGGGAAGTTCAAAGTGAAACTGAAAGTCACGTGCATTACAACCATACCGATCCCTCCAAATACGCAAGATGGACTGCAAG GGAAAGTTTCCAATTTATGTATGCAAGGCCTTGGCAAATAGTCAATGATTTTTACTTGGACATTGTCCGTGCCAACTTGTCTCTGTCACTTCTCTTCGGACCCCAG ACAATTCTTGACCACAATGATACTGGAATTGCAGCACTTTCTGATCAGACTGAGTTGGAAAGTGTTGCATCTGAGGATCGCTCTGGGAGATGGGCGAGGACGAcgttcaaaattattctttcgTATCACGGGGGCTCATTTGATGGGTGGCAAAAACAACCAGGCCTGAACACTGTCCAAAG cATTGTAGAAGTGTCACTTGGTAAATTTGTTGatgaaaagaaaacacaacTGCTCAAGGATAAAGGTTTGCCTATTGAAGGTTGTGCTGTTGTTGCTGGTCGTACAGACAAAGGTGTGACAGGCCTTCAACAAGTCTGTTCTTTCT ATACTTGGAAGAAGGATGTTAAGCCTAGAGATATTGAAGATGCTATCAATCAAGCAGCTGTAGGAAAACTTAGAGTCGTATCAGTTTCTGAG GTATCACGTGTATTTCATCCGAATTTCTCTGCCAAATGGAGGCGTTACCTTTATATATTTCCACTCACTGATGGGTACAGGGACCAAGGTAATGACAATGGGGAGTCATGTGACATTTCTAGATATAATGAAATTCATGATTCTTCCAGCAAGGACGAAATAGAAAATCAAGAGAAATCTTATGTGTTCAGCGTAAGCAAGGTAAACCGGCTTTTGCAAAAGTTAGAAGGAAAATTGCTATCCTACAAGATGTTTGCTCGTGATACAAAAGCTTCAAGAAATGA TGGTCCACCGACTGAGTGTTTTGTTTACCATGCTCGAGCTATGGAAGTCAAACTGCCAACAGCT GACTGTGGTGAAGAAACAAAGGCTATGTGTGTTGAGCTGGTAGCTAATCGCTTTCTAAGAAAG atGGTTAGGGTGCTTGTGGCAACCTCAATTAGAGAAGCTGCTGCTGGTGCAGAAGATGATGCCTTGATAAAGCTCATGGATGCCACGTGTAGGCGTGCTACTGCTCCTCCAGCACCCCCTGATGGTTTATGTCTAGTTGATGTTGGGTATACTGAATTTGACCCTCAAAAGTGTTTCATTCTGATAGAGTAA
- the LOC106766642 gene encoding U-box domain-containing protein 35, producing MSRLVQEKKIGAGRVVAVAIENNKTSQYAAKWAVDNLLPKDQALLLLHVRQRASSIPTPTGNLVPLDGNDDVARAYMQQMDNESKELFASFRVFCNRKSIQCKEVLLDDVDISKGLIEGISKYAIELLVLGAPSRSGLVRRFRTSDVPSLVSKGAPPFCTVYIISKGKIASVKTATAKPPPRNNTLQPQQSLQTPGRMDPHLTRNPALARPSMEKVPYIVHQQPADEDDIISPFTRPGRGGSYRSYESSIADSDISFVSSGRPSVDRMFPSMYDEMDSCINPRLSTGSDFDMRSYGSSFSGAKSIDRGDFSFSSQDSGTSMSSSIFSASDEVEAEMRRLKLELKQMEMYSTACKEAMTAKQKALELQRWKVEEQRKMEEARSTEEIALSMDEKEKAKCVAAMEAAETSRKIAELEARKRMTVESGHKKKTTDMFSHCSARYRKYTIEEIEEATNLFSNSLKVGEGGYGPVYRCELDHTPVAVKILKPDAAQGQAQFQQEIEVLSSIRHPNMVLLLGACPEFGCLVYEYMANGSLDDCLFRRGNKRALPWQLRFRIAAEIATGLLFLHQTKPEPLVHRDLKPGNILLDRNFVSKISDVGLARLVPASVEDSVTQYRMTSTAGTFCYIDPEYQQTGMLGTKSDIYSLGIMLLQIITAKPPMGLTHHVERAIEKGTFAEMLDPAVEDWPIEHALRFAQLALACAEMKRKDRPDLAKVVLPELNKLRDFAEDNMPMMMMFGAPTRSNYNYSNYPISSAQNSMSDGSTSGMSGYETQSSSHD from the exons atgtcAAGGTTGGTTCAGGAGAAGAAGATAGGTGCAGGACGCGTGGTAGCAGTGGcaattgaaaataacaaaacaagCCAATATGCAGCAAAATGGGCTGTTGATAATCTTCTTCCCAAAGATCAAGCGCTCTTACTGCTCCATGTTAGACAGAGAGCATCTTCCATTCCTACACCAA CGGGAAATCTTGTACCTCTTGATGGCAACGACGATGTGGCTAGAGCATACATGCAACAGATGGACAACGAATCTAAAGAACTTTTCGCTTCGTTTCGGGTCTTCTGCAATAGAAAAAGT ATACAATGCAAAGAGGTCTTACTGGATGACGTAGATATAAGCAAGGGATTAATAGAAGGTATTTCTAAATACGCCATCGAGCTTCTGGTACTTGGGGCACCTTCAAGGAGTGGTCTTGTAAG AAGATTTAGAACATCGGATGTTCCAAGTCTTGTGTCGAAAGGGGCACCACCATTCTGTACTGTGTACATAATTTCCAAAGGAAAAATCGCATCGGTGAAAACTGCTACTGCTAAACCTCCACCTCGTAACAATACACTGCAACCGCAGCAATCTCTTCAAACTCCTGGGAGAATGGATCCACACCTAACACGCAATCCTGCCCTAGCACGAC CATCAATGGAGAAGGTACCCTACATTGTCCACCAACAACCAGCAGATGAAGACGACATAAT ATCACCCTTCACAAGACCTGGTAGAGGAGGAAGTTACAGATCGTACGAGTCCTCCATCGCTGACTCTGATATTTCATTCGTGAGCAGTGGAAGGCCTAGTGTTGATAGGATGTTCCCTTCAATGTATGATGAAATGGACTCTTGTATAAATCCCCGGCTTTCAACAGGCTCAGATTTTGATATGAGAAGCTATGGCTCTTCATTCTCAGGAGCCAAATCAATTGATCGTGGTGACTTCTCATTCAGTTCACAAGACAGTGGGACATCAATGTCATCGTCCATATTTTCAGCCTCA GATGAAGTGGAAGCTGAAATGAGGAGACTGAAGCTAGAACTGAAGCAGATGGAAATGTACAGTACTGCATGCAAAGAGGCTATGACAGCTAAGCAAAAG GCACTAGAACTTCAGCGTTGGAAAGTGGAAGAACAAAGGAAAATGGAAGAGGCACGATCAACTGAAGAAATAGCATTGTCAATGGATGAGAAGGAGAAAGCAAAATGTGTAGCTGCCATGGAAGCAGCAGAAACATCTCGAAAAATTGCAGAGTTGGAAGCACGAAAGAGAATGACTGTAGAATCTGGGCATAAGAAGAAGACTACAGATATGTTTTCACACTGTTCCGCCAGGTACAGAAAGTACACTATAGAGGAAATAGAAGAAGCAACGAATTTATTTTCGAACTCTCTCAAGGTCGGTGAAGGTGGTTACGGGCCAGTCTACAGATGTGAACTAGATCACACACCAGTTGCAGTGAAGATATTGAAACCAGATGCAGCTCAGGGACAAGCACAGTTTCAGCAGGAG ATTGAAGTGCTAAGTAGCATAAGGCATCCAAATATGGTTCTTCTCCTTGGAGCATGCCCAGAGTTTGGCTGCTTGGTATACGAATATATGGCTAATGGAAGTTTGGATGATTGCCTCTTTCGGAGGGGCAACAAAAGAGCTCTTCCCTGGCAGCTGAGATTCCGAATTGCTGCAGAGATTGCAACTGGGCTCCTTTTCCTACACCAGACAAAGCCAGAACCACTTGTGCACCGTGACTTGAAACCTGGGAATATTTTGCTTGACCGTAACTTCGTGAGCAAGATCAGTGATGTGGGATTGGCCAGGCTTGTTCCGGCTTCAGTTGAAGACAGTGTCACACAGTATCGAATGACATCAACTGCGGGAACTTTCTGTTACATTGACCCTGAGTATCAGCAAACGGGCATGCTGGGAACCAAATCTGACATTTATTCATTGGGGATCATGCTTTTACAGATAATAACAGCAAAGCCACCAATGGGTCTGACTCACCATGTTGAAAGAGCTATTGAGAAGGGAACTTTTGCGGAGATGCTTGACCCAGCCGTTGAGGACTGGCCAATTGAACATGCCTTGCGTTTTGCCCAGCTTGCCTTGGCGTGTgcagaaatgaaaagaaaagatagacCTGATCTTGCAAAGGTTGTATTGCCCGAGCTCAATAAACTCAGAGACTTTGCTGAAGATAACATGCCCATGATGATGATGTTCGGTGCTCCCACAAGGAGCAACTACAACTACTCAAACTACCCCATTTCCTCAGCTCAA AACTCCATGAGTGACGGGTCAACGTCAGGAATGTCCGGATATGAAACCCAGTCAAGCTCACATGATTAA